In Nitrospirota bacterium, one DNA window encodes the following:
- a CDS encoding YbdK family carboxylate-amine ligase gives MPLEFNSTPEPYVGVELELQLLDAETLALAGMAPAVLADVPPEMGPRIKPEFLACMVELNTAVCKDVKEAEGDLRESLALLEEILARHGGVFFSASLHPFSEAGKQRVSNHPRYKRIMEELQLIGRRFIAQGLHVHVGVADRENAIKIFNAMRLYVPILLALTTSSPYYQGEDTGLFSYRTKLFEALPLAGMPDSLSTWEEFDRMAGLLLAGGVITSVKDLWWDVRPHPEFGTVEVRCADMPLKFRDIMTLVALIQALVVTIDREEFYPDVNMQVLKSNKWQAARYGLDGAFVDPRSGKRYALRAAAEELSDIMRPAARLLGSEAYLEGVGRILAEGTGAHALRELYGRTGDFREVVRLAREEFEA, from the coding sequence GTGCCCCTGGAGTTTAATTCCACACCCGAGCCCTACGTCGGCGTGGAGTTGGAGCTTCAACTCCTTGACGCCGAGACCCTTGCGCTGGCCGGCATGGCGCCCGCCGTCCTGGCCGACGTCCCCCCGGAGATGGGCCCGCGCATCAAGCCGGAGTTCCTCGCGTGCATGGTGGAGCTGAACACCGCGGTCTGCAAGGACGTGAAAGAGGCGGAGGGAGACCTCAGGGAGTCCCTTGCCCTTCTGGAGGAAATCCTCGCCCGCCACGGCGGCGTCTTCTTCTCGGCCAGCCTGCATCCCTTCTCGGAGGCGGGCAAGCAGAGGGTATCGAACCACCCGCGCTACAAGCGCATCATGGAGGAGCTGCAGCTCATCGGCAGGCGGTTCATCGCCCAGGGCCTGCACGTCCACGTGGGGGTGGCCGACAGGGAGAACGCCATCAAGATATTCAACGCCATGCGCCTCTACGTGCCCATTCTCCTGGCCCTGACCACCTCCTCCCCGTACTACCAGGGAGAGGACACGGGCCTGTTCTCCTACCGCACCAAGCTCTTCGAGGCCCTTCCCCTGGCGGGGATGCCCGACTCCCTGAGCACCTGGGAGGAGTTCGACCGCATGGCCGGGCTTCTGCTGGCCGGCGGGGTCATAACGTCGGTAAAGGACCTGTGGTGGGATGTCCGCCCGCACCCGGAGTTCGGCACCGTGGAGGTCCGCTGCGCCGACATGCCCCTCAAGTTCCGGGACATCATGACCCTGGTCGCCCTCATCCAGGCCCTCGTGGTGACCATCGACCGGGAGGAGTTCTACCCGGACGTCAACATGCAGGTTCTGAAATCGAACAAGTGGCAGGCGGCCCGCTACGGCCTGGACGGAGCCTTCGTGGACCCCCGCTCGGGCAAGAGGTATGCCTTGCGGGCCGCCGCGGAAGAGCTCTCCGATATCATGAGGCCCGCCGCCCGGCTCCTGGGCTCCGAGGCGTACCTGGAGGGCGTGGGCCGCATCCTGGCCGAGGGCACGGGGGCCCACGCGCTCCGGGAGCTTTACGGACGGACGGGCGACTTCCGGGAGGTGGTCCGCCTGGCCCGGGAGGAGTTCGAGGCATGA